Proteins from a genomic interval of Mycobacterium conspicuum:
- a CDS encoding HemK2/MTQ2 family protein methyltransferase, with product MTTTYPGLVGASAVSEVYRPQQDSRLLVETMRQSGIVPGRRVLDLCTGSGYVAIAAAELGCASVTAFDICPNAVRCSRDNALDAGVEVDVREGSWTRAFGCAPFDVVVSNPPYVPAPPVDDSEVIPRDAGPAWAWNAGPDGRLVLDPLCRSASNLLCKKGTLLLVQSAFAGVQQSLDALRASGLEAEVIASQWIPFGPVLSARAAWLEATGRLRRGCREEELVVIRADKP from the coding sequence TTGACGACCACCTACCCTGGCCTGGTTGGCGCCTCGGCAGTTTCCGAGGTGTATCGGCCGCAACAAGATTCGCGTCTGCTGGTAGAAACAATGCGACAAAGCGGTATCGTACCCGGGCGCCGGGTGCTGGATTTGTGCACCGGGAGCGGCTATGTCGCGATTGCGGCCGCCGAGTTGGGCTGCGCCAGCGTCACCGCTTTCGACATCTGCCCCAACGCTGTGCGATGCTCGCGCGACAATGCCCTCGACGCCGGTGTGGAAGTCGACGTTCGGGAAGGCTCGTGGACAAGGGCTTTCGGCTGCGCTCCCTTCGACGTCGTGGTGTCGAATCCGCCGTATGTGCCCGCCCCGCCGGTTGACGACTCGGAAGTCATCCCGCGTGATGCCGGCCCGGCCTGGGCGTGGAATGCCGGCCCGGATGGGCGGCTGGTGTTGGACCCGCTGTGCAGGTCGGCGTCAAACCTGTTGTGCAAAAAGGGGACTCTGCTTTTGGTGCAGTCCGCATTCGCCGGTGTGCAACAATCGCTGGATGCGTTGCGAGCGAGTGGGTTGGAGGCCGAGGTGATCGCTTCCCAATGGATTCCATTCGGTCCGGTGCTTTCCGCGCGAGCGGCGTGGTTGGAGGCCACCGGTCGTCTGCGTCGCGGCTGCCGGGAAGAGGAGCTGGTGGTCATCCGGGCGGACAAACCATGA
- a CDS encoding type 1 glutamine amidotransferase domain-containing protein, with product MSNQLQGKKIAILAADGVERVELEQPRDALQQAGAQVQVMSLESGEIQARNHDLEPAGTFPVDRVVAESSVDEFDGLVLPGGTVNPDKLRLDRSAVAFVAEFVGSGKPVAAICHGPWTLVEAGVVAGRTLTSYPSIRTDLRNAGAHVVDQEVVVDGNLISSRSPADLPAFCATVIKQLSPVSTV from the coding sequence ATGTCAAATCAATTGCAAGGCAAGAAAATCGCCATTCTTGCAGCGGACGGCGTGGAGAGGGTGGAGCTCGAGCAACCGCGAGACGCCCTGCAGCAGGCGGGCGCGCAAGTCCAGGTGATGTCGCTGGAATCCGGTGAGATCCAGGCACGCAACCACGATCTCGAGCCGGCGGGCACCTTCCCCGTCGACCGAGTGGTTGCGGAGTCGTCCGTCGACGAATTCGACGGGCTGGTGTTGCCCGGTGGCACGGTGAATCCCGACAAGCTGCGATTGGACAGATCGGCGGTCGCGTTCGTGGCGGAGTTCGTGGGTTCGGGAAAACCCGTTGCCGCGATATGCCACGGCCCGTGGACATTAGTGGAGGCGGGCGTGGTGGCCGGGCGGACATTGACGTCGTATCCGAGCATTCGCACCGATCTGCGCAATGCCGGCGCGCATGTCGTTGACCAGGAGGTTGTGGTCGACGGGAATTTAATCTCGAGCAGGTCACCAGCCGATCTCCCGGCCTTCTGCGCGACGGTGATAAAGCAGTTATCCCCCGTCTCCACGGTTTAG
- a CDS encoding LLM class F420-dependent oxidoreductase: MTNFGYTLMTEQSGPKDLVRYAISAEQRGFDFEVCSDHFSPWLTSQGHAPNAWAVLGAVAQATDHVELYTYVTCPTMRYHPAIVAQQAATVQILADGRFTLGLGSGENLNEHVVGKGWPAVERRQDMLREAIKIIRELFGGQLVNWRGDYFQVDAARLWDLPEVPVGIAVAMGGKKAIDKFAKLADHLVAVEPNGELVDAWHAACQATNGVGARRVVGQIPVCWDPDRDAAIDRAHDQFRWFAGGWKVNADLPTPAGFAGATKFVRREDVAGSIPCGPDLDAIVDAVRPYWEAGFTDIALVQVGGDAQELFLKEAAEPLLQALRAAAN, encoded by the coding sequence ATGACCAATTTCGGCTATACCTTGATGACGGAGCAGAGCGGCCCGAAAGACCTTGTCCGGTACGCGATTTCGGCTGAACAACGCGGTTTCGACTTCGAGGTGTGCAGCGATCACTTCTCGCCATGGCTGACGTCGCAAGGACATGCGCCGAACGCGTGGGCGGTGCTGGGCGCGGTGGCGCAGGCGACCGATCATGTCGAGCTGTACACCTACGTGACCTGCCCGACGATGAGGTATCACCCCGCGATCGTCGCCCAACAGGCGGCCACCGTGCAGATCCTCGCCGACGGCCGATTCACCCTGGGACTGGGCAGCGGCGAAAATCTCAACGAACACGTGGTGGGCAAGGGCTGGCCAGCCGTCGAGCGTCGGCAAGACATGCTGCGCGAAGCCATCAAGATCATTCGCGAGCTGTTCGGGGGGCAGCTGGTGAACTGGCGCGGCGACTACTTCCAGGTGGACGCCGCGCGACTCTGGGACCTCCCCGAGGTGCCGGTGGGCATCGCCGTGGCGATGGGCGGGAAGAAGGCGATCGATAAATTCGCCAAACTCGCCGACCATCTGGTGGCGGTCGAACCCAACGGAGAGCTCGTCGACGCCTGGCACGCCGCCTGCCAAGCCACCAACGGCGTGGGCGCCCGTCGAGTTGTCGGGCAGATACCGGTGTGTTGGGATCCCGATCGCGACGCGGCCATCGACCGCGCCCATGACCAATTCCGCTGGTTCGCCGGCGGCTGGAAGGTCAACGCCGACCTACCGACGCCGGCCGGGTTCGCCGGTGCGACAAAATTCGTGCGCCGCGAAGACGTCGCCGGGAGCATTCCCTGCGGGCCGGACCTGGACGCGATCGTTGACGCTGTCCGGCCCTACTGGGAGGCCGGGTTCACCGATATCGCGCTCGTCCAGGTCGGCGGTGACGCACAGGAGCTGTTCCTCAAAGAAGCCGCCGAACCGTTGCTGCAGGCGTTGCGTGCCGCCGCGAACTGA
- a CDS encoding GatB/YqeY domain-containing protein, whose protein sequence is MAELQARLRADLTQAMKSQDKLRTATLRMVLAAIQTEEVSGKQARELSDDEVIKVLARESRKRGEAAEIYTQNGRGELAANEHAEARVIDEYLPTPLTDAELADVADTAIAEVAETLGERPTMKQMGLVMKAATTIAAGKADGARLSAAVKDRL, encoded by the coding sequence ATGGCAGAACTGCAGGCCCGGCTGCGGGCGGATCTGACCCAGGCGATGAAATCCCAGGACAAGCTGCGCACCGCGACCCTGCGCATGGTGCTGGCCGCGATCCAGACCGAGGAGGTCTCGGGCAAGCAGGCCAGAGAGCTCTCCGACGACGAGGTGATCAAGGTGCTGGCCAGGGAATCCCGCAAACGCGGTGAGGCGGCCGAGATCTACACCCAAAACGGGCGCGGTGAGCTCGCCGCCAACGAACACGCCGAGGCGCGGGTGATCGACGAGTACCTGCCCACCCCCCTTACCGACGCGGAGCTGGCCGATGTGGCCGACACCGCGATCGCCGAAGTGGCCGAGACCCTCGGCGAGCGGCCCACCATGAAGCAGATGGGACTGGTGATGAAAGCGGCCACCACGATCGCGGCCGGGAAGGCCGACGGCGCGCGACTGTCCGCGGCGGTCAAAGACCGCCTGTAG
- a CDS encoding DUF4129 domain-containing protein, which translates to MPSIDIDRDAAHQAAQNELDKPIYSRGSAAQQLDEWLSDKLYRLLEATSKIPGGWFTATVLLVLVAVAVAVAIHVTRRTMRTKRGGDYQLFETTALTAAQHRATAEAFAAEGNWAAAIRHRLRAVARQLEETGVLSPNLGRTANELAVDAGAALPHLAGELSTAATAFNDVTYGERPGTPAAYQMIADLDDHLRSRSPASAPVTGDTAAAESWAQVR; encoded by the coding sequence GTGCCTTCCATCGACATCGACCGCGATGCCGCACACCAGGCCGCCCAGAACGAGCTGGACAAGCCGATTTACTCGCGGGGCTCCGCGGCGCAACAACTCGATGAATGGCTCAGCGACAAGTTGTATCGACTGTTGGAGGCGACGTCCAAGATCCCGGGCGGGTGGTTCACGGCCACCGTGCTGCTCGTCCTGGTGGCCGTCGCGGTGGCGGTCGCCATCCACGTCACGCGACGCACCATGCGCACCAAACGCGGTGGCGATTACCAATTGTTCGAAACCACTGCGCTCACCGCGGCGCAACATCGCGCAACCGCTGAAGCCTTTGCAGCGGAAGGGAATTGGGCCGCAGCGATACGACACCGGCTGCGCGCCGTCGCCCGTCAGCTGGAAGAGACCGGCGTGCTCAGTCCCAATCTCGGCCGCACCGCCAACGAGCTGGCCGTCGACGCGGGCGCGGCGTTGCCGCACCTGGCGGGCGAGTTGTCTACGGCGGCAACGGCGTTCAACGATGTCACCTATGGCGAGCGGCCCGGGACACCGGCGGCCTACCAGATGATCGCCGACCTCGATGACCACCTTCGGTCGCGATCACCGGCTAGCGCCCCGGTGACCGGAGACACCGCGGCAGCCGAGTCATGGGCTCAGGTCAGGTGA